From Rhizobium sp. NZLR1, a single genomic window includes:
- a CDS encoding MFS transporter, with protein sequence MSEITVNDSIDSQDEGLPSATTVALVQLALACGGFGIGTGEFAIMGLLPNVAKTFSVTTPQAGYVISAYALGVVIGAPVIAVLAAKMARRTLLLTLMLIFAAGNIFSAMAPTFETFTLLRFVSGLPHGAYFGVAALVAASMVPVHRRARAVGRVMLGLTVATLLGAPLTTFFGQSLDWQIAFFSVGVLGLLTVALIWFYVPKDRVSEEASFLRELGAFRRPQVWLTLGIAAVGYGGMFAMFSYIASTTTEVAMLPETAVPIMLVLFGVGMNAGNFIGSWLADKSLLGTIGGSLVYNIVVLTTFSLTAANPYMLGLSVFLVGCGFAAGPALQTRLMDVAADAQTLAAASNHSAFNIANAIGAWLGGLVIAWGYGFAATGYVGAALSFLGLFVFAASARLERRSRSTQAA encoded by the coding sequence GTGAGTGAGATCACCGTCAATGATTCCATCGATAGCCAGGATGAAGGGCTGCCCTCGGCAACGACAGTAGCGCTGGTCCAGTTGGCGCTCGCCTGCGGCGGCTTCGGCATCGGCACCGGCGAATTCGCGATTATGGGCCTATTGCCCAATGTCGCCAAGACCTTCTCGGTCACGACCCCGCAAGCCGGCTACGTCATCAGCGCCTATGCACTCGGCGTCGTCATCGGCGCGCCCGTCATCGCCGTGCTCGCCGCGAAGATGGCGCGCCGTACGCTGCTGCTAACACTGATGCTGATCTTTGCCGCCGGCAATATCTTCAGCGCCATGGCGCCGACCTTCGAAACCTTCACGTTGCTGCGCTTCGTCAGCGGCCTGCCGCATGGCGCCTATTTCGGCGTCGCAGCCCTTGTCGCCGCCTCGATGGTGCCTGTGCACCGCCGCGCACGTGCCGTCGGCCGCGTCATGCTCGGCCTAACCGTCGCAACACTTCTCGGCGCGCCCTTGACGACGTTCTTCGGCCAGTCGCTCGACTGGCAGATCGCATTTTTCTCGGTCGGCGTGCTCGGCCTGCTGACGGTGGCGCTGATCTGGTTCTACGTTCCCAAGGACAGGGTTTCCGAGGAGGCAAGCTTCCTGCGCGAACTCGGGGCTTTCCGCCGGCCGCAGGTGTGGCTGACGCTCGGCATCGCCGCTGTCGGTTACGGCGGTATGTTTGCGATGTTCAGCTATATCGCCTCGACGACAACCGAGGTGGCGATGCTGCCGGAAACAGCGGTTCCGATCATGCTGGTGCTCTTCGGCGTCGGCATGAATGCCGGCAATTTCATCGGTTCATGGCTCGCCGACAAATCGCTGCTCGGTACGATCGGCGGCTCGCTCGTCTATAATATCGTCGTGCTGACCACCTTCTCGCTGACCGCCGCCAATCCCTATATGCTCGGCCTCTCCGTCTTCCTCGTCGGCTGCGGTTTTGCCGCCGGCCCGGCGCTGCAGACACGGCTGATGGATGTCGCCGCCGATGCGCAGACGCTTGCCGCCGCTTCCAACCATTCCGCCTTCAACATCGCCAATGCGATCGGCGCCTGGCTCGGCGGTCTCGTCATCGCCTGGGGCTACGGTTTTGCGGCAACCGGTTATGTCGGCGCAGCACTGTCCTTCCTCGGCCTCTTCGTCTTTGCGGCCTCAGCACGGCTGGAGCGTCGCAGCCGGAGCACGCAGGCCGCGTAG
- a CDS encoding electron transfer flavoprotein-ubiquinone oxidoreductase, with protein sequence MTETTELPERESMEFDVVIVGAGPAGLSAAIRLKQVNPELSVVVLEKGSEVGAHILSGAVVDPIGIDRLLPGWREESEHPFKTEVTADHFLLLGPAGSIRLPNVLMPPLMNNHGNYIVSLGLVCRWLAGKAEELGVEIYPGFAATEVLYNDEGAVIGVATGDMGIEKNGEPGPNYTRGMELLGKYVLIGEGVRGSLAKQLIAKFDLQKGREPQKFGIGIKELWQVKPENHKPGLVQHTFGWPLGMKTGGGSFLYHLEDNLVAVGFVVHLNYKNPYLYPFEEFQRFKTHPAIRGTFEGGKRLSYGARAITEGGYQSVPKLSFPGGALIGCSAGLVNVPRIKGSHNAVLSGMLAAEKVAAAITAGRSHDEVVEIENEWRKGDIGKDLKRVRNVKPLWSKFGTALGVALGGLDMWTNTLFGFSFFGTLKHGKTDAQSLEPAANHKPIAYPKPDGVLTFDRLSSVFLSNTNHEEDQPVHLQVKDIGLQKRSEHDIYAGPSTRYCPAGVYEWVEKDGEETFVINAQNCVHCKTCDIKDPNQNINWVPPQGGEGPVYPNM encoded by the coding sequence ATGACCGAGACGACTGAGCTGCCCGAACGCGAGAGCATGGAATTCGACGTGGTGATCGTCGGCGCCGGTCCGGCTGGTCTTTCTGCGGCGATCCGGCTGAAGCAGGTCAATCCGGAGCTTTCGGTCGTCGTGCTGGAGAAGGGCTCGGAAGTCGGCGCCCACATCCTCTCCGGCGCCGTCGTCGATCCGATCGGCATCGACCGGCTGCTGCCCGGCTGGCGCGAAGAGAGTGAGCATCCCTTCAAGACCGAGGTCACCGCCGACCATTTCCTGCTGCTCGGCCCGGCCGGCTCGATCCGCCTGCCGAATGTGCTGATGCCGCCGCTGATGAACAATCACGGCAACTACATCGTCTCGCTCGGGCTCGTCTGTCGCTGGCTGGCCGGTAAGGCCGAAGAACTCGGCGTCGAGATTTATCCGGGCTTTGCCGCAACCGAAGTGCTCTATAATGACGAGGGCGCGGTCATCGGCGTCGCCACCGGCGACATGGGGATCGAGAAGAACGGTGAGCCCGGCCCGAATTATACGCGCGGCATGGAACTGCTCGGCAAATACGTGCTGATCGGCGAAGGTGTACGCGGCTCGCTCGCCAAGCAGCTGATCGCCAAGTTCGATCTGCAAAAAGGTCGCGAACCGCAAAAGTTCGGCATTGGCATCAAGGAACTCTGGCAGGTCAAGCCGGAGAACCATAAGCCCGGCCTGGTGCAGCACACCTTCGGCTGGCCGCTCGGGATGAAGACCGGCGGCGGTTCCTTCCTCTATCACCTCGAAGACAATCTGGTCGCCGTCGGCTTCGTCGTCCATCTCAACTACAAGAACCCCTATCTCTATCCGTTCGAGGAATTCCAGCGCTTCAAGACCCATCCGGCGATCCGCGGAACCTTCGAGGGCGGCAAGCGGCTCTCCTATGGCGCGCGTGCCATCACCGAGGGCGGTTATCAGTCGGTGCCGAAGCTCTCCTTCCCCGGCGGGGCGCTGATCGGCTGTTCGGCTGGTCTCGTCAACGTGCCGCGCATCAAGGGCAGCCATAACGCGGTTCTGTCGGGCATGCTGGCGGCCGAGAAGGTGGCGGCGGCGATTACAGCCGGCCGCAGCCATGACGAGGTGGTCGAGATCGAAAACGAATGGCGCAAGGGCGACATCGGCAAGGATCTCAAGCGGGTGCGCAACGTCAAGCCGCTGTGGTCGAAGTTCGGCACGGCGCTCGGCGTGGCGCTCGGCGGTCTCGACATGTGGACCAATACGCTGTTCGGCTTCTCGTTCTTCGGCACGCTGAAGCATGGCAAGACCGATGCGCAGTCGCTCGAGCCGGCCGCAAACCACAAGCCGATTGCCTATCCGAAACCGGATGGCGTCTTGACCTTCGACCGGCTGTCCTCGGTGTTCCTGTCGAACACCAATCACGAGGAAGACCAGCCGGTGCATCTTCAGGTCAAGGACATAGGCCTGCAGAAACGTTCGGAGCACGACATCTATGCCGGCCCGTCGACGCGTTACTGTCCGGCCGGGGTTTATGAATGGGTCGAGAAGGACGGAGAGGAGACCTTCGTCATCAACGCCCAGAACTGCGTGCACTGCAAGACCTGCGACATCAAGGATCCCAACCAGAACATCAACTGGGTGCCGCCGCAGGGCGGCGAGGGGCCGGTCTATCCGAACATGTGA
- a CDS encoding glutamine synthetase family protein, whose product MASDRVDGKAEGGDPRFEILIVGMNGDLRGKQLPPGAEDKIWAGDIRLPTSTQSLDIWGDDNDDITGLSLTIGDPDGKLVPDRRSLAPMPWAPEGSMQVLATMHEFDGIPSFMDPRAILASVLDRYRARGLTPVVATELEFYVMSGDWREAGRPSPPESLTYRGEPNGFQLYDMSAVDALDVYLGTLRAYAKAQGLPADATTAEFGPGQFEVNLLHRPDALAAADDCLYLKRIAEQAARRHGLKSTCMAKPYSDHAGSGLHVHASIIDVQGRNILDAKGGEPKLLKSVTAGLLDTMRAAQLIFAPFANSYRRFQPGSFAPVDLTWGSGHRGTAIRIPDKDGPAARIEHRVAGADANPYLLLAAILGGMLIGLDGELDPGEETSPSHTPANTARLTHDFLSAVEAFRASPFIADIFGARYQALYGDTKRKEALAHLRTVSDFDYRTYLPRL is encoded by the coding sequence ATGGCGAGCGACAGGGTGGACGGCAAGGCCGAGGGCGGCGATCCTCGTTTTGAGATCCTGATCGTCGGCATGAACGGCGATCTGCGCGGCAAGCAGCTTCCGCCCGGCGCCGAAGACAAGATCTGGGCCGGCGACATCCGCCTGCCGACCTCGACGCAATCGCTCGACATCTGGGGCGACGACAATGACGACATTACCGGCCTGTCGCTGACGATCGGTGATCCGGACGGCAAGCTCGTCCCCGACCGGCGGAGCCTCGCGCCGATGCCCTGGGCGCCCGAGGGCTCGATGCAGGTGCTTGCCACCATGCACGAATTCGACGGCATCCCGAGCTTCATGGATCCGCGCGCCATCCTCGCCTCGGTGCTCGATCGTTATCGTGCACGCGGCCTGACACCCGTGGTGGCGACCGAGCTGGAATTCTACGTGATGTCAGGGGACTGGCGCGAGGCCGGCCGCCCCTCCCCGCCCGAAAGCCTCACCTATCGCGGCGAACCGAACGGCTTCCAGCTTTACGACATGAGCGCCGTCGATGCACTCGACGTCTATCTCGGGACGCTGAGGGCCTATGCGAAGGCGCAGGGGCTGCCGGCGGATGCGACGACGGCGGAATTCGGCCCTGGTCAGTTCGAGGTCAACCTGCTGCACCGCCCCGATGCGCTGGCCGCGGCGGACGATTGCCTCTACCTCAAGCGCATCGCCGAGCAGGCGGCGCGCCGCCACGGACTGAAATCGACCTGCATGGCCAAGCCTTATTCCGACCATGCCGGCTCCGGCCTGCATGTGCATGCGAGCATCATCGATGTGCAAGGCCGCAACATTCTCGATGCCAAGGGCGGCGAACCGAAACTGCTGAAATCGGTGACAGCAGGCCTGCTCGACACCATGCGCGCGGCGCAGCTGATCTTCGCCCCGTTCGCCAACTCCTATCGCCGCTTCCAGCCGGGCTCGTTTGCACCTGTCGATCTGACCTGGGGCAGCGGCCATCGCGGCACGGCGATCCGCATACCCGACAAGGATGGGCCGGCCGCCCGCATCGAACACCGCGTCGCCGGCGCCGACGCCAATCCCTATCTACTGCTCGCCGCGATCCTTGGCGGCATGCTTATCGGTCTCGACGGCGAACTCGACCCCGGCGAGGAGACGTCGCCGTCGCACACACCGGCGAATACCGCGCGGCTGACGCATGATTTCCTGAGTGCCGTCGAAGCCTTCCGTGCCTCGCCCTTCATCGCCGATATCTTCGGCGCACGTTATCAGGCGCTCTACGGCGACACCAAGCGCAAGGAAGCGCTTGCGCATCTGCGCACCGTCTCGGATTTCGACTATCGCACTTATCTGCCGCGGCTCTGA
- a CDS encoding diacylglycerol kinase family protein has protein sequence MKLVGFFNRDGGTFRTTDMLAYEKRAEAAFREAGHDFDAIVFSGKEIIPAMERAAKRDDIDGIVAGGGDGTISAAASIAWKNGIALGVVPAGTMNLFARSLRVPLDIWQALDVLASGEIDNVDIASANGRPFIHQFSAGLHARMVRYRNAYSYRSRLGKIRASTKAALGVIFNPPEFEVEFEAAGMRERRRVSAISVSNNPFGENALLYADNLRSGELGFYTANPLKPVGVARLAIDMLRGKVRENADVMVMHPAEVQLHFPKLRYKANCVMDGELLPLERDVSIRLHPGELKVLVKQGLAAQVDAAERREPAV, from the coding sequence ATGAAGCTTGTAGGCTTTTTCAATCGCGACGGCGGTACCTTCAGGACCACCGACATGCTGGCCTACGAAAAGAGGGCGGAGGCGGCTTTCCGCGAAGCTGGGCACGATTTCGACGCCATCGTCTTCTCCGGAAAGGAGATCATTCCCGCCATGGAGCGGGCGGCCAAGCGCGACGACATCGACGGGATCGTTGCCGGCGGCGGCGACGGCACGATTTCGGCGGCGGCATCGATCGCCTGGAAAAACGGCATTGCGCTCGGCGTCGTGCCGGCCGGCACCATGAACCTGTTTGCCCGCTCGCTGCGTGTGCCGCTCGATATCTGGCAGGCGCTCGATGTGCTTGCCTCTGGCGAGATCGACAATGTCGATATCGCCAGCGCCAACGGCCGGCCCTTCATCCACCAGTTTTCCGCCGGCCTGCATGCCCGAATGGTGCGCTACCGCAACGCCTACAGCTATCGTTCGCGGCTGGGCAAGATACGGGCGAGCACAAAGGCGGCCTTGGGCGTCATCTTCAACCCGCCGGAATTCGAAGTCGAGTTCGAGGCGGCCGGCATGCGCGAGCGCCGCAGGGTGTCGGCAATCTCCGTCTCCAACAATCCCTTCGGTGAGAATGCGCTGCTTTACGCCGACAATCTGAGAAGCGGCGAGCTCGGCTTCTATACGGCAAATCCGCTGAAACCGGTCGGTGTCGCTCGTCTCGCCATCGACATGCTGCGCGGCAAGGTCCGCGAGAATGCCGATGTCATGGTGATGCATCCGGCGGAGGTGCAACTGCATTTCCCGAAACTGCGTTACAAGGCCAATTGTGTCATGGACGGCGAGTTGCTGCCGCTCGAACGCGACGTCTCGATCCGACTGCATCCAGGCGAGTTGAAGGTTCTCGTCAAGCAGGGTCTCGCCGCGCAGGTGGATGCGGCCGAGCGCCGCGAGCCGGCTGTGTAG
- a CDS encoding DMT family transporter, whose translation MTTIAFTNDKSPSQALGYAGGTVTVLIWATWFLVTRHSAATPLGSVDIGLIRFGIPALVLSPVWLKTGLLPKSLPLHLVAIMVSGSGAVFFLLTTLAIHSTPAASSGILLGGSMPLAAALIGIVLFGERPDTTRIAGLVAIVAGVLILLTHSLADASLPWTSFVLLPAGAVLWASYTHAFRRSGLTAVQASALIAVWSFLIMGALALIFGISLQQAPLPEIGLQVLSQGILSGLVAMVAYGTAVTTLGGTQAAAFTALTPVLATLGGGLLLGEPIGLTEISAAVITGMGVALSTGIAAQRR comes from the coding sequence ATGACCACCATTGCATTTACGAACGACAAATCGCCTTCGCAGGCACTGGGTTATGCCGGCGGCACCGTTACCGTACTGATCTGGGCGACATGGTTTCTCGTCACCCGCCACAGCGCCGCAACGCCGCTCGGCTCGGTCGACATCGGGCTGATCCGCTTCGGCATTCCGGCGCTGGTGCTTTCGCCGGTCTGGCTGAAGACCGGACTGTTGCCGAAGTCCCTGCCGCTGCACCTGGTGGCGATCATGGTGTCCGGGTCCGGCGCCGTTTTCTTCCTGCTCACCACGCTGGCAATCCATTCGACGCCGGCTGCGTCTTCAGGCATCCTGCTCGGCGGCTCGATGCCGCTCGCGGCGGCGCTGATCGGCATCGTGCTGTTTGGCGAAAGACCTGATACCACCCGCATCGCCGGGCTGGTCGCAATCGTCGCCGGCGTGCTGATCCTGCTCACCCACAGCCTTGCAGACGCCTCGCTTCCATGGACGAGCTTCGTGCTGCTACCGGCCGGCGCCGTATTGTGGGCGAGCTATACGCATGCCTTCCGCCGCTCCGGCCTGACGGCCGTGCAGGCAAGCGCGCTGATCGCCGTCTGGTCCTTCCTGATCATGGGCGCGCTGGCCCTCATCTTCGGCATCTCGCTGCAGCAGGCACCGCTTCCGGAAATCGGCCTGCAGGTGCTGAGCCAGGGCATTCTTTCCGGCCTCGTCGCCATGGTCGCCTACGGCACCGCCGTCACAACGCTCGGCGGAACGCAGGCCGCCGCCTTCACGGCGCTGACGCCTGTGCTGGCAACGCTTGGCGGCGGCTTGCTGCTTGGCGAACCGATCGGCCTGACGGAAATCAGCGCCGCCGTGATCACCGGCATGGGCGTTGCGCTTTCCACGGGGATCGCCGCCCAGCGCCGCTGA
- a CDS encoding aminoglycoside phosphotransferase family protein yields the protein MTEFSASEFRSLIISVFPELTASVFKLAAQGWDSLAVDVDDTLIFKFPRHSGAERALVKEAALLDIIRPSLSMAVPDMCIHDGPPIFSSHAKLEGEHLIAEDYDALGESYRRRLADDLARFYAELHVLDADRMRSAGAGPIQPWQSSEVVRTKALPLLPLDLRSFAQAIISDFETLPPDPHGNIYGFFDGHGWNMAFDHAQGRLNGIYDFADSGFGPLHQEFIYSNFISPDLTARIVSAYEMLTGRRLDRRRIAILTGFHRLSELAEFADDPAYLEQMIRSAATWAGAVHVG from the coding sequence ATGACCGAGTTTAGCGCCAGCGAATTTCGCTCTCTCATCATAAGCGTGTTTCCCGAACTCACGGCCTCCGTCTTCAAGCTGGCGGCGCAGGGTTGGGACTCGCTTGCCGTCGACGTCGACGACACGCTGATCTTTAAATTTCCCCGCCATTCCGGCGCGGAAAGAGCGCTCGTCAAGGAAGCCGCCCTGCTCGACATCATCAGGCCGTCGCTGTCGATGGCGGTTCCAGACATGTGCATTCACGACGGGCCGCCGATCTTCTCCAGCCATGCCAAGCTCGAGGGCGAACATCTCATCGCCGAGGATTACGATGCGCTTGGCGAGAGTTATCGTCGGCGCCTCGCCGATGATCTTGCGCGTTTTTACGCCGAGCTGCACGTGCTCGATGCCGATCGCATGCGGTCGGCCGGCGCCGGGCCGATCCAGCCCTGGCAATCGTCGGAGGTGGTGCGAACCAAGGCCTTGCCGCTGCTGCCGCTCGACCTCCGGAGTTTTGCGCAGGCCATTATTTCCGATTTCGAAACCCTGCCGCCTGATCCCCACGGCAACATCTACGGCTTCTTCGACGGTCATGGCTGGAACATGGCCTTCGACCATGCGCAAGGGAGGCTCAACGGCATCTACGATTTTGCCGATTCGGGCTTCGGTCCGTTGCACCAGGAATTCATCTACTCGAACTTCATCTCGCCCGATCTCACCGCTCGCATCGTATCGGCCTATGAAATGCTGACCGGACGCCGGCTCGACCGGCGGCGCATTGCAATCCTGACGGGCTTCCATCGTCTTTCCGAGCTCGCCGAATTTGCCGACGATCCGGCCTACCTCGAACAGATGATCCGAAGTGCTGCGACGTGGGCGGGGGCTGTCCACGTCGGCTGA
- the mgtE gene encoding magnesium transporter, translating into MNINRFPLRAGYAARAFINNSRGATIAEHVESLNALTVQDAGRVLTGMPLDYAVNILDRPELRNAAQILALISAEDAARLLHGMSNDRVADVLLELDGETRARLFASLDEPVRIAIQHLMGYPPRTAGGIMTTEFVSVPVNWTIAQTLDHVRQVERSRETVYAIYVLDEISHALMHVVTLRRLITGEPDASILSVAQKGAPVSADPLMKQEDVARLIRKHDLLALPVTDEHGQMLGIVTVDDVIDTMISDTTEAAQRFGGMEALGQPYMKIGFAGMIRKRAGWLAALFLGEMLTASAMQHFEGELEKAVVLTLFIPLIMSSGGNSGSQATSLIIRALALGELKLSDWWKVLLRELPTGIVLGAILGLVGFIRIVFWQSAGLYDYGPHWQMVAITVFAALIGIVTFGSICGSMLPFLLQKLRLDPASASAPFVATLVDVTGLVIYFSVALLILSGTLL; encoded by the coding sequence ATGAATATCAATCGCTTCCCTCTTCGGGCAGGCTATGCCGCCCGTGCCTTCATTAACAACAGCCGCGGCGCAACGATCGCCGAACACGTCGAATCGTTGAACGCGCTGACCGTCCAGGACGCCGGCCGCGTGCTGACCGGCATGCCGCTCGACTATGCCGTCAACATCCTCGACCGGCCGGAGCTTCGCAACGCTGCACAGATCCTGGCGCTGATCAGCGCCGAGGACGCTGCACGCCTGCTGCATGGCATGTCCAACGACCGTGTCGCCGACGTGCTGCTCGAACTCGACGGCGAGACCCGCGCCCGGCTGTTTGCCAGCCTCGACGAGCCGGTGCGCATCGCGATCCAGCACCTGATGGGCTACCCGCCGCGCACGGCCGGCGGCATCATGACGACGGAATTCGTCAGCGTGCCGGTGAACTGGACCATCGCCCAGACACTCGACCATGTGCGCCAGGTCGAACGCTCGCGCGAGACCGTCTACGCCATCTATGTGCTCGACGAGATCAGCCATGCGCTCATGCATGTGGTGACGCTGCGCCGCCTCATCACCGGCGAGCCGGATGCTTCCATCCTCTCGGTGGCGCAGAAGGGTGCGCCGGTTTCGGCCGATCCGCTGATGAAGCAGGAGGATGTCGCCCGGTTGATCCGCAAGCATGACCTGCTCGCCCTGCCGGTCACCGACGAACATGGGCAGATGCTCGGCATCGTCACCGTCGACGACGTGATCGACACGATGATATCAGACACGACGGAAGCGGCCCAGAGGTTCGGCGGCATGGAGGCGCTCGGCCAGCCCTACATGAAGATCGGCTTCGCCGGCATGATCCGCAAGCGCGCCGGCTGGCTCGCCGCCCTCTTCCTCGGCGAGATGCTGACGGCAAGCGCCATGCAGCATTTCGAAGGCGAGCTGGAAAAGGCCGTGGTGCTGACGCTGTTCATCCCGCTGATCATGAGCTCGGGCGGCAATTCCGGTTCGCAGGCGACCTCGCTGATCATTCGGGCGCTGGCGCTCGGCGAGCTGAAGCTTTCGGACTGGTGGAAGGTGCTGCTGCGCGAACTGCCGACCGGCATCGTGCTCGGCGCGATCCTCGGCCTCGTCGGCTTCATTCGCATCGTCTTCTGGCAGTCGGCCGGCCTCTACGACTACGGCCCGCACTGGCAGATGGTCGCCATCACGGTGTTTGCCGCCCTGATCGGGATCGTCACCTTCGGCTCGATCTGCGGTTCGATGCTGCCCTTCTTGCTGCAGAAGCTCCGGCTCGATCCGGCCAGCGCTTCGGCCCCCTTCGTCGCCACGCTGGTCGACGTCACCGGGCTCGTCATCTACTTCTCGGTGGCCCTGCTCATCCTCAGCGGGACGCTGCTGTAG
- a CDS encoding SDR family oxidoreductase: MDLGIEGKRALVLASSRGLGLGIAAALAREGANVLLCGRSGEQLDANCKAINAEGKGRADWIWADLGDERFVETTTAAVNEKFGGLDILVNNTGGPKPGTTEDMTGEKLETYFISMVARVITLTNALLPGMKAQGWGRILTVASSGVIEPIANLALSNTLRPALAGWSKTLASEVGGFGVTTNLLLPGSILTGRLDELDGAAAKRTGKSLEDIRTDKEARIPVGRYGRVEEFAATAAFLCSQPASYITGSLIRCDGGAARSV; this comes from the coding sequence ATGGATCTCGGCATCGAAGGCAAACGGGCGCTCGTCCTCGCCTCCTCGCGTGGCCTCGGCCTCGGCATCGCCGCAGCACTGGCGCGCGAAGGCGCAAATGTGCTGCTCTGCGGGCGCAGCGGCGAGCAGCTGGACGCCAACTGCAAGGCAATCAATGCCGAAGGCAAAGGCCGGGCCGACTGGATCTGGGCCGACCTCGGGGATGAACGCTTCGTCGAGACGACGACGGCGGCGGTGAACGAAAAATTCGGCGGGCTCGATATCCTCGTCAACAATACCGGCGGGCCGAAGCCCGGTACGACCGAGGACATGACGGGTGAAAAGCTCGAGACCTATTTTATCTCCATGGTCGCCCGCGTGATCACGCTGACCAATGCGCTGCTGCCCGGAATGAAGGCGCAGGGCTGGGGCCGCATCCTGACGGTCGCCTCCTCAGGGGTGATCGAACCGATCGCCAATCTGGCTTTGTCGAATACGCTGCGCCCCGCACTTGCCGGCTGGAGCAAGACGCTTGCCTCCGAAGTGGGCGGCTTCGGCGTTACCACCAACCTGCTCTTGCCGGGCAGCATCCTGACCGGGAGGCTCGACGAGCTCGACGGGGCGGCGGCAAAGCGGACGGGCAAGAGCCTCGAAGATATCCGTACCGACAAGGAAGCGCGCATTCCGGTCGGCCGCTATGGCAGGGTGGAGGAATTTGCCGCAACGGCTGCCTTCCTTTGCAGCCAGCCGGCAAGCTACATCACCGGCTCGCTGATCCGCTGCGACGGCGGCGCGGCGCGATCAGTCTAG
- a CDS encoding L,D-transpeptidase, whose product MTISRRGFLIALPLFVAGCSSTGLNSQTNYAALPDEKFPLRQVPIDKIKPELRRQEVAYETTHDAGTVVVDTPARRAYYVLGGGRAVRYGVGVGREGLAFAGNAYIGRKAEWPSWTPTENMQRREERYRKLAGGMPGGPNNPLGARAMYLYRGGGDTHFRIHGTNQPQSIGLAMSSGCIRMMNHDVIDLYSRVEVGARVVVIQA is encoded by the coding sequence ATGACGATCTCCCGCCGGGGTTTCCTGATCGCTCTGCCGCTTTTTGTCGCCGGCTGCTCTTCGACCGGCCTGAACAGCCAGACCAATTACGCCGCACTTCCGGATGAAAAATTCCCGTTGAGGCAGGTGCCGATCGACAAGATCAAGCCGGAACTCCGCCGTCAGGAAGTGGCCTACGAAACCACCCATGACGCCGGCACCGTGGTGGTCGACACCCCGGCGCGCCGTGCCTATTATGTCCTCGGCGGCGGCAGGGCGGTGCGGTACGGCGTTGGCGTCGGTCGCGAGGGGCTGGCATTTGCCGGCAACGCCTATATCGGCCGCAAGGCCGAGTGGCCGAGCTGGACGCCGACGGAAAACATGCAGCGCCGCGAAGAGCGTTATCGCAAGCTCGCCGGCGGCATGCCGGGCGGTCCGAACAACCCGCTCGGCGCACGAGCGATGTATCTCTATCGCGGCGGCGGCGACACGCATTTCCGCATTCACGGCACCAATCAGCCGCAATCGATCGGGCTCGCCATGTCGAGCGGCTGTATTCGCATGATGAACCACGACGTGATCGACCTCTATAGCCGGGTCGAAGTCGGCGCCAGGGTCGTCGTCATCCAGGCTTGA
- a CDS encoding Lrp/AsnC family transcriptional regulator translates to MPNLDKFDIAILKCLQEDARATNVEIAEKVNLSPSPCLRRIRNLERSGIIRGYTADIDRKEVGLGLTVFVEFKVAHHSRENSEAQQKALLAIPEIVSCFLISGTADFLAEVVVEDLAAYERLLTETLLTLPNVSDIRSNFAIRSMKTHGPLKLPEGK, encoded by the coding sequence ATGCCAAATCTCGATAAATTCGATATCGCCATCCTGAAGTGCCTGCAGGAGGATGCACGGGCAACCAATGTCGAGATCGCCGAGAAGGTGAACCTTTCGCCGTCGCCCTGCCTGCGCCGCATCCGCAATCTCGAACGCTCCGGTATCATCCGCGGCTACACGGCCGATATCGACCGTAAGGAGGTCGGCCTCGGCCTGACCGTCTTCGTCGAATTCAAGGTCGCCCATCACAGCCGTGAGAATTCCGAGGCGCAGCAGAAGGCGCTGCTCGCCATCCCCGAGATCGTCTCCTGTTTCCTGATTTCGGGCACGGCCGATTTCCTCGCCGAAGTGGTGGTCGAGGATCTCGCCGCCTACGAACGGCTTCTGACGGAAACGCTGTTGACCCTGCCGAATGTCAGCGACATCCGCTCCAACTTCGCCATCCGCAGCATGAAGACGCATGGGCCGTTGAAGCTGCCCGAGGGAAAATAA